The genomic stretch AAAGATATCCCAATCATTTTTATTAGTTCGATAGAAGAGTCAGCGGATAAAGTAGAAGCATTTTCTGTGGGTGGAGTAGATTATATTAGCAAGCCTTTTCAGTTGATTGAAGTATTAGCTAGAATCGAAACACACTTGCGGCTCTGTTCGTTACAAAAAAAGCTTCAAGAACAAAATGAACAGTTACAGCTATCAGCCGATGTATTATCGCGATCGCTTAGCCAAGAACGCAAGCTTAGTCAAATGAAAACAGACTTTATATCTGTCGTTTCTCATGAATTTCGTACACCATTAACTACGATTCAAAGTGCATCAGAACTGCTCGAACATTACGAATGGACAAAGGAAGAACAGGTCAAACAATTGCATCAAATTCAATCGGAGGTAAAACACATGACGGCTCTTATGGAAGATGTATTATTCCTGAGTCGAAGCAATACAAATAAAGTGAAACTAAATCTTACTAAATTCGATCTTTTAAAATTTTGTAGTCAACTCGTACATCAGATACAAATAACTTTTGCTCAAGAATATACTCTAAGTCTATCTATCTATATTTCTTCAACTAGTACATCCATTGAAAATCCTCATCTTCAAAATCCCCCACCAGAATTATTCGTGGAAATGGATGACAAATTATTACGCCAAATCTTGACTAATCTACTCACAAATGCAGTTAAGTATTCTCCAGTCAATAAAACAGTCGATTTTCAAATTACTGTGGAGCAAGAACAGGTGATTTTTGTCATTACTGATCATGGTATTGGCATTCCAGAAGAAGATTTTGAAAATCTATTCAGTGCATTCTATCGGGGTAAAAATGTAGGGATATTGCCTGGTACTGGATTGGGGTTATCAATTGTCAAAAATTGTATCGATATTCATAATGGTTCAATATCTGTAGATAGTAAGTTAGATATCGGCTCTAAATTTACAGTGATTTTGCCAGTTTCCGACGAAGTATTTCAAGCTTAATTATTCCCAGATTTTTCAATTAGACCAATCGCATAAAATGTGAATATAATTGCTGAAATTAGAATTAAACTCAGTAAGATTCTTGATTTAGCGAAATTGCAATGTCAGTTTGTGAATTGGTATTAGCTAGAGATATGAAGCTATTGCTAATCCATTGACTATATGTTACGTCTTAGATTTACTATTGATTGCTATCAGTATAATGTTGCATATATACACCAGCTAGCTAGCATGAAAAAAATCCTCCTCATCGAAGATAATCCGAACGTCTTGCTAAATACAACCAGAATGCTGCAAGCCGAAGGATACATGGTGATCAGTGCCGATAATGGACGTGCTGGTTTAGAGATGGCGCTACAGAATATTCCTAGCTTGATCATCTGCGATATTATGATGCCTGAGATCGATGGCTACGGAGTTATAGAGGCTCTGCGAAATAATCCTTCGACAACGACAATCCCTTTTATATTTCTGAGCGCTAAGTCTGACAAAAATGACTTTCGGCAAGGTATGGAATTGGGATCTGATGATTATTTGACTAAACCATTTACTAGAGATGAACTATTAGGGGCAATCAATGCTCAGTTTAAGAAACAAGAAGTAATTAATAGCTATTACAAACAAGAGTTAGCTAACTTGCGTGGCAATATATCCAAGTCGCTGCCTCATCAGCTACTATTTCCTGCGATCGAAGTCATGGGATTAGCGGATATTTTGGTCAAAAATTATCATGCTATGCAAGCCCATGAAGTCCCAGATATCGGTAAGCGCATTCGTAAAGCGGGACGAGATATGCATGAGATGGTGAAAAAATTTCTGCTATATGCTGAGTTAGAGTCAACGGAGAGCAATGCAGAATGGATTAACCAAATTCATAATAGTAAGGCAACTTTTGTTGATATTGAGATTGCAAGTTGTGCAAAAAAAATCGCTGAAAATTATAATCGCGTTTCTGACTTACATATTGATATTAATGATGCCAGTATTCAAATCTCAGACTCTTACTTAAGTGTAATCGTAAAGGAACTTGTGGATAATGCGTTCAAATTTTCTGCGGAAGGAACGGTCGTAGATGTTGTTTCCAATTGTGATGATAAGGACTATTGTTTGATTATTACTGATCATGGTCAGGGGATTGAACCAGAGCAGATTGCTAATTTTGGTGCATATATGAAGTTTGAGAAAAAGCTCTATATTCAGCAGGGGACTGGGTTGGGTTTGTCGATCGCCAAGCGATTGCTCGATCTGCATGGCGGTAGGCTAGAAATTGAGAGTGTTCCCTATGAGTTAACTGTTGTCAAAGCTTTTTTACCTTTAAGTGGTCGCAAGTAATGGTTATAAGTACTTGTGCAAAATTAATTACATATCCAAACCCGTAAAATTGCGCCTCTGTGGGGCGCAATTTTACGGGTTTGGATATGTAATTAATTTTGCCTAGCTATTTACGATTGAATAAAGAGCCAGTCTTTTGTGGCGAGGCTCCGCCTCGCCACAAAAGACTGGCTGGGATTTGAGCACGTTTGTGATTTCAATCACTTCCATAGAGCTCTATGGTCACGTTTAAGTCCTTAAAACTGTCACACTAAGCCCAGTTGGTCATCACAGACTTCTCAAGCTAATTAGTTAAACATAGGAGATGTGAAGAGCGTTCTATGTCAGCTAATTATGATTATTTTATCTTTATCTGAAATTCATTCGACTAATTTCCCAACTCCTTGGGGAAGTGAGCAAGGAATTTGCTATTTAGGAAAGACATTTTTGCCGATCAATATCCACGCAAATCAACAAGAAGCGATCGCAGCCTGTCGGCAAGACTTGGACTTGGGAATGCTCTCGATCATTGTCGATGAGGGTGATCGCCTTTCCCAGTGGTGGTATTTTTCAGAATCTTTTATATAGCTTGACTCAGCCAAATTAGGACATAAAACCGATAAGATAAGTGACGGCGCTTCGCGCCGTCACTTATCTTATCGGTTTTAAATTGATATTGCCGCGCAAGAAGGTCACTGCTTCACCTTTCAGTAAAACCCTAGCTCCGCGATCGCTAACTATAAGTTCGCCAGTTCGTGCCGATAGCTGTTTTGCCTTGAGATCGCTTTTGCCGAGACGCTTTGCCCAATAGGGAGTCAAACTACAATGGGCGGAACCAGTCACAGGATCTTCCTGTATTCCTGCTTTGGGGGCAAAAAATCGCGATACAAAGTTATAGGGGCGATCAAGATCTGCGATCGCGGTGATGATAAAGCCAAAACCATCTAGTTCGGCAATGCGTTCATATTGTGGTTGAAAACTTTGGACTGCGGACTCAGACTCTAATAAAACTGTTAAATAATCTTCAGCCTGACCCAGAATTTCATAATGGTGATCGCCAAACATCTCTGCTAATAATTGTTGCGATCGCTCTGAGCAAGTTCGATAAAAAGTAGCAGGAAAATCCATCACGATTAGCTGCTCTTCAAAGCTAATGGTTAAGTCACCACTTAGGGTAGAAAAAATAATTGGTGAATTGGTGTCAATCACCGATAATTCGCGCAAATAATGCGCGATCGCAAGGGTGGCATGACCGCAGAGAGGTACTTCCTGCTTCGGCGTAAACCATCGCAATTGGAAATGGTTCTGAGAGGAATTTTTATCTAAAGGTTTAACAAAGGCTGTTTCTGAAAGATTGATCTCAGCAGCAATTTGCTGCATTTGGGCATCTTCGGGAAATTGGTCAACTAATATCGTTGCCGCAGGATTACCGAGAAATGTTTGATTGGTGAATGCATCAATAATTGCGATCGCAAGTTGCATATATAGCCATCCTAAATGGTTTTAATTCCCCCTTGCAAAGGAGAAAAACTAGAAATCTTGTTCCCTCCCCTTTGCAAGGGGAGGGTTAGGGTGGGGTAAATTTCAAATGAGAAAACACCCTAAGGAATAGCTAAATCAGCATTTACAACTTGGCTATTAGATATTTTAAAGAAGTAATCTTTTAGTTCGGCAAACTTTGGCTCGATCGCCCCAAAAGTTAAAATTATCAACTTGTTATTACGGCGCTGTAATTTGCTATTGGCTTGAAATTTGATTTTCTTGTTTCCCACAGTCACAGTTGATGTCCATTCAATCACAATATTTCCTGCTGCCTCAGTTACAGGGGCTTTCATCTCAAAATCTGTTTGGTTGTTGTACATCTCTTTAACAATTACGGCGAAAACATCACTTAATCGATTTTCAGGAATTTCGCTTGGAGGTACAAAAATATTTACGGAAATAGTCGCTCTCCCCCCCTGTTCATTCCAAGTCAACAGTAATTCGCCCGTTTGACTCTTATCAATTAATTTCCAGCCCTTCGGTATATCTGTTTCTAGCAGCCCCGAGCGATGTTTGTATGGTTCAAGCGCTTTTATTTGTAGTTCAGGCAAATTAATCGGAGCAAGCTCAGGTTTTGGGCTAGGCGAACTATTCGGTGATGGGCTTGAGGTTGCAGTAGTTGTGGGTATTGGTGTAGGAGAAACCTTTGTAGTATCGTTTGCTGGCATAGAAAAATTACTATTGCCAGCACCAGAGTTACCACAGGCTGTAAATAAACCTGTCGCGATCGCTGTCAGCAATAAAATCGATAGCCTTCGAGAGAGAAACATAATGTTGAGTGATGTTGCGTTCTAATCAAACCCAGATAATTTAAAAGCCTTGCAAAGCAAGGCTTTTAAATTTAATCATTCATGGTTACCCATTGTGTCGCTAATCTAGCCAAACTGCAATGCTTGACCGCGCACATCAGAATTGACCTTACCATTGGCATACACTACTTGACCACCGACAATCGTTGTCTTTGCCCAGCCCGTGAGTTCCCATCCAGCAAAAGAACTCCAGCCACATTTAGTCAACAAATCTTCATTTTTTACAGGTTTATAGTTATGGAGATCGACTAATACTAAGTCGGCATCCCAACCAATCCGAATCTCGCCTTTGTTGGCAATTTTGTAACCTTTAGCAACATTTCTACTCATCCATTCACTGACCTGATGGACGGTACAACGTCCTTTCATTGCTTCCGTAAGCATTAATGGCATCGAGGTTTCCACACCAGGCATTCCTGATGGCACGTTGGCTGGCTCTAGTAATACAGTCTCCTTAGAAGATTTGTCGGATTGGTTAGATTGAATATCTTCACTGGCGGCTAGTCCTTTCTCAACTAAAGTATGCGGCGCATGATCCGTCGCAATAAAGTCAATCACGCCATCTAATAAAGCTTGCCACAATATTTCTTGATCGCGGGGCGATCGCAAGGGTGGATTCATTTGCGCTAGAGAGCCAATTTTCTCGTAAGCGCCAATATTCATCAGCAAATGCTGCGGTGTCACTTCGGCTGTCACCCATGCAGGTTTTTCTTGACGCAAAAATTCTGCCTCTTCACCTGTGGACATATGCAATATATGCAAACGTCGCTGATATTTTTTAGAAAGCTTTACGGCTAGTTTTGTAGCATTGAGCGCCGCTTGATTATCCTGAATTAGTGAATGCTTAGCAGGATCTTTGCTATCGGCAAATTCGATGCGGCGTTGAGCAATTCTTGCTTGATCTTCTGCATGAACCGCAATTAGGCGATCGCCCTGCGAAAAAATCTTATCTAACAGATCTTCTTGATCAATTAACAAATCACCATGCATCGATCCCATAAATATTTTGATGCCACAGGTGGGATTGGCATTGAGCAAATCTGGCAAAACTTCGCCAGTCGCCCCAATAAAAAAGCCGTAATTAACTACGCATTTGCTAGCCGCCCGACTAAGCTTGTCATCAAGCGCTGCCTGTGTAATCGTCAGTGGTCGAGTATTTGGCATTTCTAAAAAGCTAGTCACTCCGCCCTTCGCGCAAGCATGACTAGCCGATCGCAAATCCTCTTTATGCTCTAGCCCTGGTTCGCGAAAATGTACTTGCGGATCAATCACGCCTGCCATTAATGTCAAACCAGTTGCTTCGATAATTTCTAAAGGTTGATCATCGGCACTTAAAGCTGCGAGATCAATATGCGGTGCGATCGCCACAATTTTGCCATCCCGTACATATACATCACCTAGTAACGTTTCGCGATCGGGCAAAATAATCGTACTTTGTCTAATTAATATACTCAAAATAAAATTCCTTATAAAATTTCTTTAAATGTTTTTTGTAGGATGGGTTAGTGCAACGTAACGCATCAATTAGTCAGCAATTGGT from Pseudanabaena sp. BC1403 encodes the following:
- a CDS encoding dihydroorotase; this encodes MSILIRQSTIILPDRETLLGDVYVRDGKIVAIAPHIDLAALSADDQPLEIIEATGLTLMAGVIDPQVHFREPGLEHKEDLRSASHACAKGGVTSFLEMPNTRPLTITQAALDDKLSRAASKCVVNYGFFIGATGEVLPDLLNANPTCGIKIFMGSMHGDLLIDQEDLLDKIFSQGDRLIAVHAEDQARIAQRRIEFADSKDPAKHSLIQDNQAALNATKLAVKLSKKYQRRLHILHMSTGEEAEFLRQEKPAWVTAEVTPQHLLMNIGAYEKIGSLAQMNPPLRSPRDQEILWQALLDGVIDFIATDHAPHTLVEKGLAASEDIQSNQSDKSSKETVLLEPANVPSGMPGVETSMPLMLTEAMKGRCTVHQVSEWMSRNVAKGYKIANKGEIRIGWDADLVLVDLHNYKPVKNEDLLTKCGWSSFAGWELTGWAKTTIVGGQVVYANGKVNSDVRGQALQFG
- a CDS encoding hybrid sensor histidine kinase/response regulator, with the protein product MTSQNPNQPEQTEIHEDYEQTKNASILIVDDTIYNIQLLSLMLKRQGYGVQKATSGLEALDKVNQQLPDIILLDIRMPDINGYEVCTRLKANPTTKDIPIIFISSIEESADKVEAFSVGGVDYISKPFQLIEVLARIETHLRLCSLQKKLQEQNEQLQLSADVLSRSLSQERKLSQMKTDFISVVSHEFRTPLTTIQSASELLEHYEWTKEEQVKQLHQIQSEVKHMTALMEDVLFLSRSNTNKVKLNLTKFDLLKFCSQLVHQIQITFAQEYTLSLSIYISSTSTSIENPHLQNPPPELFVEMDDKLLRQILTNLLTNAVKYSPVNKTVDFQITVEQEQVIFVITDHGIGIPEEDFENLFSAFYRGKNVGILPGTGLGLSIVKNCIDIHNGSISVDSKLDIGSKFTVILPVSDEVFQA
- a CDS encoding PhzF family phenazine biosynthesis protein, translated to MQLAIAIIDAFTNQTFLGNPAATILVDQFPEDAQMQQIAAEINLSETAFVKPLDKNSSQNHFQLRWFTPKQEVPLCGHATLAIAHYLRELSVIDTNSPIIFSTLSGDLTISFEEQLIVMDFPATFYRTCSERSQQLLAEMFGDHHYEILGQAEDYLTVLLESESAVQSFQPQYERIAELDGFGFIITAIADLDRPYNFVSRFFAPKAGIQEDPVTGSAHCSLTPYWAKRLGKSDLKAKQLSARTGELIVSDRGARVLLKGEAVTFLRGNINLKPIR
- a CDS encoding response regulator; translated protein: MKKILLIEDNPNVLLNTTRMLQAEGYMVISADNGRAGLEMALQNIPSLIICDIMMPEIDGYGVIEALRNNPSTTTIPFIFLSAKSDKNDFRQGMELGSDDYLTKPFTRDELLGAINAQFKKQEVINSYYKQELANLRGNISKSLPHQLLFPAIEVMGLADILVKNYHAMQAHEVPDIGKRIRKAGRDMHEMVKKFLLYAELESTESNAEWINQIHNSKATFVDIEIASCAKKIAENYNRVSDLHIDINDASIQISDSYLSVIVKELVDNAFKFSAEGTVVDVVSNCDDKDYCLIITDHGQGIEPEQIANFGAYMKFEKKLYIQQGTGLGLSIAKRLLDLHGGRLEIESVPYELTVVKAFLPLSGRK